atcgagtactcagggttttaatcccctgttgtaggtgatcggaggatacttagagctgactcttatgtgtggaaacctcctgatgggcttagagaggattcctttcacgctacgaccgtggtgtttatttataaccctcatgaaaggcttttataagaaaagatgtaaaatctgctagcagctcttgtataaaaatgtccactatgttaatgctccactatgtcattaaattaatcatgcttcctctgtaactctaataacattgttatattccgcggttataataaattgaggtaatattttggtactgtaataaagtgatgtaagaaatgacttaagaatgttgtaagctttattctctcgtttacgatcctgatggaaaaatatagattttttagttctctcttagggtgtgctcgatggaactacatagtttagtgttctccctttggtacttagtgtctaatggaagacaagtactcctaagagtcattagattagacggttctgccacagataAATGGCAGCAACTGAAAGAAGGGTCTCCCTCTAGATCCTCTAGGAATGAGGGCTAGAGGGAGGATTTGGGTGCCCACCCAAATTTGAGGGCTCTAGTAGAAGCTTTGTTGGAGTTATGTTTTCCTGAGCACCCATATTTAGATAGGGGGTTCAAATATGGGCattgctggagttgctcttatgACACCAATTAACAAATCGAATGGCAAGCAAAACCTTATTTAGTAATTTAAGATGGCATGAGCACTAACTAACCATTAAGTGAAGAGTAGAGCTTACAACGTACTCGCCTAGCTTGAAGTAGACAGGCTAGCAAGGAACTTGTTCGTACGCTGCCATTTTGGTGGAACTGTAATGGCTTATTCAACTTAAATGTGGTTGACAGTCTTAATAAAACTCAGAGTTAACAGTctattcgcttggtcgtatttggcttataagccatggcttatcagccaatgaatagtatttttctctcacatcaaaccagccaacagtactttcagccatggcttatcagccaaacaagcccaaacgaacagggcgtcaCTGTTGGCTTCTACTGTTCACCAGTGATATAGGCATAGGACATCACTGTCGACACATTCCCGTTGCAATCCTATGAAAACTATGGATGCTTTTTTACCACCCCTGATAGAATATATAATGTGTTGAACATGAGCACATGCTCTCATCCTACCTCCTTCTCTTTAGCTACCAAACCCTAGCCGACACCCGTCATTGGGACGTTGTCCCTTCCCTCTCCGTGCCATGAATCCCCATGTCGCGTCCAACTCTAACCACCACCCCATCTTGAGACATCGGCCTCGATCCCTGCCCTAGCGCTGCACCACCCATCGTTCCCTGTCGAGTGTACAACACATCTACAGTGTGCCTCATCACCCTCCACGGTCCCTTGTCCTCTCCCCAGATCGCATCTCATGATTCTGCTACCTCCTTACAGCCACCAGCACCTAGGCGGATGTTCACTCGCTCTCAGACTAGTTTTTTGAAGCTGGTTGATCCCTTGAATTTCTCCGCCTCCCACACTAAGGTGTCGCCAATCCAGCCCGGCTAGTTATCGTAGCGTGCTTGCTGATTCAAACTGGAgcgctgccatggtggtcgagtatAAGGCATCGACAACAATACATGGCGCCTTATTCCTCGGCCTTCTAGAGCCAATGTGGTGTCAAGAAGGTGAATCTACAAGCACAATTTCCATGTCGAGACACTCTTGCATGCCACAAAAAAGCACGCTAGATTGATTCGGCTTTGCACAGTAGCACGACGTCGACTACGATGAGACGACGTTTAATCCGATCATCAAGCCAATGACGATCTAGACTATCCCCGGCATCACCACCTCCAAGGCATGGTGACATGAAGAACGTGTTTCTTCAAGATCACTTAACCAAGATATCTACTGCCAGCAGTTGCCTGCCTTCGTCTACATGGTGACTCCTGTCATTGTTTGTCTATTGCAGCACTCCCTCTATGGTTTCAAGCAAGCCCCTTGAGCATGGTGCCAACAATTCACCATGTAGATTCAATAGGTGAGCTTCATTGCCTCAGTCTCTGACATGTCCCTCTTTGTGTACAAGGAGTGGGATCAGGTCGCCTACTTCCTACTATACGTCAACGACATCGTTCTCACATCCTCATCTATGACACTATTATGGCACATCACAAGTCTCTCCACTCTAAGTTCTCCATGACAGACCTTGACGCTCTACACCTCTTTCTTTGTATCTCCGTGACATAGTTTCCCTACGACATGTTCCCGTTCTAGTGGCAGTACATTATCAACGCATCGACATGGATGAGTGCCACTCCACTTCAACTCGCGTGGATGCTTGTGCCAAGCTATCGGCGACGAAAGGCGCCCCTGTTGCTAATCCAATGGAGTACCAGAGTCTTATGGGTGCACTCTAGTACCTTACACTAACATAACCAGATTTGGCATATGCTGTGAAGTATGTGTGCCTCTTCATGCATCTCATGCTGATCAAGTGCATCCTTCTCTATGTGAAGGGAGCGTTTTAAGATGGCCTCCACATCAACACAAGGTTGATTGATTCTTTGATCGCGTACTCCGACGCTAACTGGGCTAGCTTCCCAAACTCTCGGCGTTCCACTTCTAGCTACTACTCCTTTCTTGGCGACAACCTAGTGTCCTGGTCATCCATGTGACAAACCAACGTGTCTCACTCCAGTGTCGAGGCCAAGTATTGGGCTGCCGCTCATGTCGTCGTCGAGGGCtacttgttagattgatctctaatcctaactagacccaacggcccagttgggcttttgattcgcgccctgatcgggggcgcctatcccaccatggctggagggcccctgtcaccctacactataaaaagaggtgggggccggcggctcttatcACAAGGttggcctgagccgagctccccactgacaaaccctaaacccgatctaagtgaggggcgcagcTAGTGATGGGAAGTACCTCCACCACTACACTGCGCCACCATCGATCTTCATCGCCGGCACCGCATCTCTGACCCATCTTCCCTGACCGTCGCTGCGCATGCGTAGACTTCACCAACAAACCCGATGGCGGACTCTAGATCATCCCCCTCCACGGTGTCAGGTTCGTCAGCCCTCATCCACCCCTCTCTATTTCTCTCTCATTGCATTAGAACGTGTTCTAGGTCTTTGATTCATCAAGCACCCTGGCTAGATCTACTCCTAGTGATTCTATAAGTATaacaatggtatcaaagccatCGGTTGCTAGGGTTTTAGATCTAGAATGGGTAAACCGATTAGAAAAGAAAGTAGAAGGTTAGATCCAGTGCAGATCTAACAAGAACAGAGGGTTtggttgaaccctaaccctaactgggttaaggaaATGAGAAAAGAAGAGGGTTTATCCTAACCCAAACCCTAACTGGGTAAAAGAAAGACAAGGAGGGCTCAACACGCGATGTCGAACCCTAAAACCATAGAGTCCCTCTGGGGAAGATAAACAGTGCCcatcccaaaaccctaaccctaacacaGTTAACCCTAAATCCCATCCCAATCGATCAAAACCGAGAAGAGCAAACAAGAACcaaagaaggggaaaaggggaagaGGGAGACCCAGAGGGATTACCTCGCCGTCGTGCAGAACGACGCgcggggagaagaaggccgagcccgGGGGGAGCTGCTCGCCGGACTCAGGCCATAGGGGCGCCATGGCTAGGTCGCtcaacggcggcgtgctcacccgctggTGAGCGCACACgatggcgagggggccggcgatggcGTCGGGGCTCTCTGCTCGCTCTTGCCGTCGTTGCTCATCGCTCGGGCTTGCTCAGCTaagagagggaagggagaggagaAGGCCGAATGGCCGTTAGGGTTTTGGCCGGGGGGCGGTTTTGTTCGCCCGAAGACGTCGTGTAGCCGTTCGATCGGATCCAACGGCGCCAGATGCATGGGCCGCATCGCGGCCCATACGGGCGCGTGGAGCTTTgtcggcccaggcccacgttgcggctTGGGTGCGACAGCGCGCGTGGAGAGATGGGCCCAGCCGGCTTTTGCCGGTTTTTGGGCCAAGAAAGTCACAATGAGCCCGCGAGCcaatttttgttttttctttttcctgaaaatttgaaaaatggaaattggctcaaaagaaaatagaaaaaagtattttttccctgtgggtaaaaattTAAGAAAATGAGTTCATTTTTTCGCTGCatatttaaagatgttattttcattattaaatttgaaccaacgggagaatttaattttgaaaatggatatgttttaattgattataatattgttattattctgaccaacgttgattaatggcaatattatgatgttttgtcttgcactaattctatttctgcccaacggtgatgtagaattagtgtagaggacaattgtatgttttgattttgaccaacgttggaactaaggcatgtaattgttattgttattattcaattgttcatgttgctaattatatacagggattccgttcgacgaggactatggaaagaagcgaaagacacgttaaagtagcAAATAGAgtccgagcagaagttgaagccattggcgatctttctctagagcttgctgatggtttcaaacttatacttagagatgttctttatgttccctcgttatagagaaacttgattagtgtttcatgcttggataatgatggatatgattgccattttagaaatggcaaatgtaagataacatttaataatgcatgtgttggtcttgctatcttacaaaataagCTTTATCTGTTATCActatgtgatgatgtgaatgttgtatgcgatgatgggaacgttgcgtgcgacaatgtgaatgtatcctcgtctgcggatgtaaacagaaaacgaaagagagctcacgatgcattgtcgaaattatggcactgtcgtttaggccatatttcgaggggtagaatagaaagactagttaagaatgatattcttcctccattagagctctcagatttagaacaatgcagagaatgcattaaaggaaagtatgtaaagaaaattaagaaagatgtcaaacgaagtgcAGGAATTCtgcagattattcacacagacatctgtggtccgtttcctgtaaagactatggatggttatgattcattcataacattcatagatgattactcccgttatggctacatttatccaatcaaagaaataacagaagcattggataaatttaaaatatttaaggcagaagttgaaaaccaacacaatttaaagattaagatagtcaggtccgaccatgggggagtactacggtcggcataccccatatggccaagttcctggacctttttgcaaggttcttataggagaatggtatagtagcctagtattctacaccaggcgaacctcagcaaaatggagtagctgaaagacacaatcgtaccctgatggatatggtgcgcagtatgataagttactccaccttaccgatgagcctgtggatggaggcgttaaaaaccgccattcatattctcaatagagtaccaagtaagtcagtgcccaaaacaccgtatgagttgtggacaggaagagtaccctcactaaaccacttacgtgtgtgggggagtcctgctgaggctaaagtatttaacccaaacattgggaagctagatcccaaaacagtaagttgccatttcattggctacccagaaaagtcaaaaggttttcgtttctactgtccagatagacatacaaagtttgtgaaaacgagacacactgtcttcctagaggatgaaatgatgagggggagcatggtagctcgagaaattgactttgaagagaagcgggtgtatgtgcccactccgatgattcatgagccatttttcttactacctgttgtcgctgcaccgatagtacaagatactatggtgccagcacctgttgttattccgcctgtggcaataatgaatgacgatgaggaacctgttcttcaggatcctatagaaccaattgccacacatgagggggagcaacaacagcctcaaacagaagatgtgccaaatgtggaggcccctagaaggtctcaaagagttagaaaatcagctattcctgctgactatgaagtgtacaacactgaggaatttcaaatggaggatgatcccacctcatttgaagaagccatgagaagtgatcattcatcaaaatggcttgaggccatggaagatgaaatgaaatctatgaatgccaataaagtttgggatttggaaataattcctaaaggagccaaaacagtaggttgtaaatgggtctacaaaacaaaacttgactctcaagggaatatagagagatataaagcgcgacttgtggcaaaaggctttacgcaaagagaagggattgattacaatgagacattttttccagtctcatgtaaggattccttcataatcataatggcattagtggcaccttacgatttagaattacatcagatggatgtaaagacgacatttctcaacggggacttggaggaaaatgtttacatggcacaaccgaaaggttttgtcatagaaggaaaagaacgaatgggatgccgcctaaagaaatccatttatggattaaaacaagtttcaagacagtggtacttgaagtttgatcagacaataagaaattttgggtttaaagagaatgtagaggacaattgtgtctatacaaagtttaagaatgggaagttcatcttccttgtcctgtatgtggatgatatcttacttgttagtagtgatgtcagtctactactggagacaaagaagtttttatcctcaaaatttgatatgaaagatcttggtgaagctttgttcgttctagggatcgagattcaccgagatagaagtaaaggggtattaggactgtcacaaaaggcatacatagagaaaatcttaaagaaattcagtatgcacaaatgtagtccctcacctactcctatagtcaagggcgacagatatggggattttcaatgccccaggaaccaatatgagatcgatcaaatgaaagcggttccatatgcttcagctgtcggaagcttgcaatatgctcaggtatgtacgcgccctgacttggcatttgttaccgggttacttggcagattccagagcaatcctggaatagaacactggaaattagtaaagaaagtcttgcattatttgcaaggaatgaaaggcctcatgatgactatagaagatctaattcactccatatagtggggttttcagattttgattatgcgggagatgatagaaaatccacgtctggatatgtattcactctcgtaaggggagctatttcatgaaaaagctcaaaacaaaccgtcactacatcgtccacaatgtatgccgagtttgtagcgtgttatgaggcaacggggcaggtgaactggctaaagaagttcatacccggtttgaaggtggttgacgacatctatagaccacttaagttatactgcgataataatcctgcagtacagtatgctcacaataataagtcaagtggtgctgccaaacacattgacataaagtattatattgtgaaagataaagtctgggatcaagtcataagtcttgagcatataagtacagtaaagatgctcgcggatccgcttacaaaaggcttaccacccaacgtgttcagagaacatgtagccggcatgggtttaagggaaagcctataattcctagacaaaagaaggcccaaagataagtatctatttcagaacagagtagtgtgttgtagctgttaaatctatcggcaatagaccgtgacgatgagacatgctctatgcgctaatctgtaatggaatgaacaaaagtaaatgatatgaaaatgaaagatggaaagagatcaagggggagattgttagattgatctttaatccaaactggacccaacggcccagttgggcctttgattcgcgccctgatcgggggcgcctagcccaccatggctggagagcCCATGTCACCCTGCGCTacaaaaagaggtgggggccggcggctcttatcacgaggttggcctgagccgagctccccgccgacaaaccctaaacctgATCTAAATGAGGggtgcagccagtgacgggaagtacctccaccactgcactgcgccgTCGTCGATCTTCACCGCCGGCACCGCATCTCTAACCCATCTTCCCCGACCGTCGCTacccgtgcgcagacttcaccaaCGAACCTGATGGCGGCCTCTGGATCATCCTCCTCCGCGGTGTCAGGTTCATCAGCCCTCATCCACCCCTCTCTGTTTCTCTCTCGTTGCATTAGAACGTGTTCTAGGTCTTTGATTCATCAAGCACCCCGGCTAGATCTACTCCTAGTGATTCTATAAGTATAACACTACTAGCTTTACCAGCTTCTCTCGGAGATCCATGTCTTGATTGCTCGTGAGACCGGTGTGTACTACGACAATGTTAGCGTTGTCTATATGATTGTCAGTCCCATCCATCATTGCCGCATGATGCACATCAAGATCGACATCCACTTCATCTATGAGAAGGTAGCCTTGGGACATGTGCACAAGCTGCATGTCCCATCATCGCACCAGTTCGTGGATATTATGACCAAAGGCTTACATGTACAGTGTTCACTGAGTTTAGGTCCAGTCTTTGCGTCCGTGACTCTCCCGCTTCGACAGTGGGTGGTTGATAGAATATGTATGTGTGTTGTACACATGTCTGATAACGCAAGCCGTCTTGGCCTATATATGAAATTCACCCAACCCAAAGGATGTGTGGCGTTTCCCATCTCCCTTCACCAATGAGTGATTTGATGCATCAcgcatagtaaatcatagaggTATCACGACACGAAGATTTGGCGTAGGTGGGGTGCCCTACACCTGGTATGGTGTTTTTTATTGTCTGTGTACTGAATGCTGGTTCGATATGTGTGTAGGGGTGTGTTCGATGTACCGATCAGGGAGCTTCTTACTGCATATGGTCTTAGCTAGCTTGATCGGTTTACAGTTTGGTTTTCTAATTGGTTACAACAGAATCACAATCTGATTGGTTTACATGCCTGTCCATCTAAACCTTATGCGCCAAGTAAATGAGACATCCCAAATTACATCTTAACCAATCGGTCCCGCCCAACCCCGTCTTGTGGACTAGTCGTGGCTTCGGTGACCCGGGTTCCAGGTATTCGTCAAAAACCAATGCCAAAAAACTACAGTTCTTAAGCTTTATACAAATTTCTTTCAAATTGAAAATACTGACATCCTATATGTGTCATATGTCTGAGATGGAAATATGCTGCAGAGTCGCAGAGAAGAACAGACACAAGACTGGATCTGATTACTGAATCGAACGGCAATTGCAGAACATTATGTAAGATGGGAGGAGACCTGCATAATAATCATTATGCGAAGTGTGAAGAGTTCGTTTACAGCACACTAGCCGGCAAGAAGAGACAACAGGGCTGCCTAAGAACTGTGTAATATTTGATTACGTGTCTGCCATTTTGCCGGAACAGGAATGGCTTATTCAACCTGGGTGTTGTTGCTAGACCTTAATAACTGAGCTTCATCAGGTATATATCCTCCTTTTTTTTTGCGAAAGAGGTATATATGATCCTATAAGGTAAGCGACTGCCAACCTGGGGCTTCTACTGTTCACCAGCGATATAAGGATAGACCTTTGGTTTCAGCACTGTCCTGTCACAGTCCTGTTCTGCAGCACTGATAAGAGGATTCCCGACTATGCTGAAAGAAAACAACAGACAGAAAAACCACAGATTTTAAACTTTCTACAAATTTCTTCCAAACCATTGACTTCCTATATAAATGCCATGCGTCTGAGATGAAAACAAGACTGGATACTTACTTGAACGTTCTTGCAGACGTTTTTGGTATTGGACCACTCAAGTTATTGTACGACAAGTCTCTGAAAGACAAGAGTGCAGAGTGAGTGCAAACCAGGCTATGATTTACCCTGGCAAGAACACAAACCTTTACgaaatggctcaaagaaaatcACGTTGTTGCAAATTGGAGCGTATGCTTCACTTACATGTACTGAAGGCAGCCTAAGGAGTTTGGGATTGTACCATGTAATTTGTTACTGGACAGAACAAGTGTCCTGAGCTTTGCTAACTTGCCAATCTCTGTTGGGATTGGCCCAATTATGTTGTTATTCTGCAGCAGACtgggacaaaaaaaaaagaacacctCCCaataaaaaaagttaaaaaaaataacactcaaCACTAAGACTTGCTCTATCCATGGGAACAATACTCACAGTGTCTCAAGTTTTGTCAGGTTCCCTATGCTCGGGGAGAGCAGGCCGGAAAGGTCCTTGCTTGGAGCTTCCCTGTCAAACATGCAAACATAAGAACATGAGAACTATATGGTGGCTTTGATTTGGAGGTAAGAATAGATGGAGAGTAGGGGTCTAGCTTACAGTGCAGTGACAAGATTCTCTGGTGAGCAGGAGACAAAGGACCAGCTACAGGGATCAACGGAGTCTGGGTCCCAGTTTTTTAGCGCACCATGGGGGTCCTTGAGGAGGTTCTTGATCATCATAAGAACTTGCACTGCCAGTACCACAGAAATCAACACCTAACAGTGCAAAAAAACCTAACAGAGACAGACACCACTAATAAAAAATGAGTCCTTGGAAACCACAACAGAGGAGAACCTTCATAGTTGAAATCCTTGGGGGCGGCAAGGCCGCTTGAAGGGAAGAACAGCAGGAGCAACAATAGGAAGGAGGAAGATGGAGGTGCCTTCATTGCTAGAGGCAGGTGAGTCGAGAGCGCGAGGAAGGCTTCTCTTGGGGAAGAAAGAGGACAGGGTTCCCTCTGCATTTAATATGGCCATCAGTGGGGAGAATGCAGAAATTCTCTCTGACTCTGTTTATCTGTTTTGTTATCAAAAAGTACTAGGTAGACACACACTCAACATACACCACCAGCAAATAAGCACGCACATGCGTGCACATCGAATAAATGCCAAGAATTTATGGATGCTCTAAGGAGTGACAGAACATGGACATACGTTTTGCACTTGCTTTGCAAAGATTTGTACTTCAGAATTTAGTTGGAAGTCGAAAGCAGCTGCAATTGAAAATCCTTGGGCTTGGTGCATAATTGCATGCCACTAGGCACTAGCCATATATAGACACAGCCCTGCCGAAAAAGGTCACCATAGTCCAGCTCAACTGTGCTCAAAAAAGGCAGCCATGACCCGGAAATGCAAGACTCCAGCGCTTAGGGTATTTATTGATGTGGATTAAGGTTAATTAGGTAAGTAATGAAAAATAATTCGAAACAATTCGTGTCAAGAGTCATCTAAATTGTCCTCGATTCAAATTAACAGGTCGCTATCCAATAAAGTTGAGAGCTAACATATCTTCTATCGGGCAATCAACATGTTACACAACTAAAATCCTGGACAGAAACAGTATCAATCATTTGAAGCGAAACCCACCCTGGTATTCCCTCGATGCATCAAGGATACACCCAAGATCGCTTGCGTATCGGTTCACAATGCCAACTTCATATCCATGCACAAAGAAACAACAAGGAATAGTAAGTCAGGTGTTTAGAGTTATTACAAGATCAAGTGTTTAAATCTGAATTTATGATGTGCGAGCACAAATTATAGACAAATTGGTAGCTCTCACGTATGCTAAGCAAGATAACACAAGTCTGTGCTGCCGCCAGGCAGTGGGGCAGATGGTTTGCCCGCACTGCTGCACTACTCTACTGCAGATGGGAAAGAGGACTGCCGGAGCACATAGATGAGCTCATGGTGAATATGTAGCATTGGATCTTGATGGCAAGGCGTGAGAAGGGAAGCAGAAGCACAGCAGCCATGGGAGGTAGTGGCGGGAGGGCCAAGCTGAGATGGCACTGAAGAGGTGCTGGTGACGGGTCTTGAGTCTTGACAGCACAGCAAGCTCGCCAAAGGAACAGAGAGAGAAAAGGAAGTGAGCTCGGTAGATGGAATCCAGGGAAAGGAGAGACAGAGCTGGAGTGGAGAGCAAAACAGCTGAGCTTGGCCACGTATCTAGCCACGCGTCGACCAGCTCCAAAGTTTGACAGCAAGTTGACCTGCCAGTGCTAAGTGTTAGAAAAATTCAAAACATTTACCCCATTTCTACACTCTAAAACTCGACAGGCACAAAATGTGCTCACTCTGTTCCACTGAGCAAGTCACTTAAGATTTTCTAGGTTCATAgtctttactatgtatctagacatagtatataCCTAGGATTCTAGGTGCATAGCTACCGTACAAAAAATGTCTAGGTGCATTGCAAAAGCTAGGTACCTAGAAAAACCAaagcgacttacaatttggaatgaaggAAGTAGTTTGTATTGGCTCCATTTAAGTACATTCATGCTGTCAGGTTTTGTATAATGGAAATGCTGACTGCATAATACTGATAAACTCGTTTCAATTTTCTAACTGGGATTGCTAAGCATTTTGGTAGCCTCAGATAATTATCAATGGTCTCCAATTTAGTTCAAGACAGATAATCTTAGCAATGTTTGTAGTCCCTAATCCTTGGCGACAATTCCAGGAACTTAACTATAATCATAAAGACCACTGAGCAAGTGAGCAAACAAGGCTAACCGTTTCTGAACTTTATTTGACTGTACAATTGAAGTCAGATTCAAACAAGGTCGATCAATGCACCACATGATAAGATCATCCATGTGTTTAGATTCCTTAAGCTCCATAATTCTAGGTTGCaccataaataaaaaaaaataacttcACCATAAAATACACATCAAGTGTGCAATGGAAAACAAATTTAAATTGAATACATTCAAACATGACACCCTACAGTGCTACAACCATGAAAACCCTTATCCTATCAATACGAATGTTTAGGTGTGAAAATTAGTAtacatgtgaaaggtccttgtttggttttggtaattgagtgacaacttaggtggactaattgtgtttatgtgagatacacaggtgattagtccacaggtacatgtgtatgagcaacatatgtcatgaaggtgaaaatggcttggagatgttgccaagctcacacatgtgatgatgaaggagcttaaatgcacatgagacatgacattgagtcatgtgatcaaggtggagaagatcaagacaaaacttggcttgatggaccggttgcaagcgtgaagggcaagtcaaaggctttgg
The nucleotide sequence above comes from Miscanthus floridulus cultivar M001 chromosome 18, ASM1932011v1, whole genome shotgun sequence. Encoded proteins:
- the LOC136522269 gene encoding LRR receptor kinase SERL2-like, which translates into the protein MMIKNLLKDPHGALKNWDPDSVDPCSWSFVSCSPENLVTALEAPSKDLSGLLSPSIGNLTKLETLLLQNNNIIGPIPTEIGKLAKLRTLVLSSNKLHGTIPNSLGCLQYIDLSYNNLSGPIPKTSARTFNIVGNPLISAAEQDCDRTVLKPKVYPYIAGEQ